A window from Salvelinus fontinalis isolate EN_2023a chromosome 8, ASM2944872v1, whole genome shotgun sequence encodes these proteins:
- the LOC129860640 gene encoding teashirt homolog 2-like, with protein MPRRKQQAPKRAAVYEPDEDGIMQETIPEDDRENDTPTEEEGSEKTSPKASEDKEMDNKSSNSYSNQNSPVSVLSNQEAELESRLSDASDRLSLSDFKMASPPESQKVEESSGSKHKDDMHSSLERMRAAYANFLSDSYWTGIGMDLKIGKTPSKANCDSTNGSTKSEFDWHQDALSKTFQQTQSPRPVYKPNLFSSVHLYRQSSKAGGTGFTGASRFKCKDCSAAYDSIVDLTVHMNKSGHYQDNNHGKPSNASTSSKSRKRNLQDMEGKDDAQKVLKCMFCGHSFESLQDLSVHMIKTKHYQKVPLKEPIPVLSPKLLPPAKKRAYEANRPCSPDSTTGLAGYSEAQRSAAISNANSNRYGYQNGASYTWQFETCKSQILKCMECGSSHDTLQQLTTHMMVTGHFIKVTNSASKKGKQLALDPLVIEKMQVLAEPLANETEGDKVSPITASPGDSEKDNQREGTLDKIEESQVKDDKDESKDQKAGEGAFKYPYLREEDLEQQGSSGGGGDILKSLANTVASAINKAQTGTPSWSAYPSIHAAYQLSGIIKSSNPFSVSPPIQLKQTFNHKLRSIAPKGKFLQGAVGVETQKGQQQHQNADIKKEKVGISDGKESQNIKFDLVENDDSDCQDNFSTSSKLEADCLNEGSDAIKGKLSPDFSDRGKTPSPPASNGRSATSELVYDTPEILCINPLSALQSVLNNHLGKANKPTNSRSENSQLSACSQSIFAELNRSMEKPAVVQATPARNRVNNAFLFTGNDQPIDLTKYKPNKPSSSHLRPSAPMPQKHALSDIADMVKVLPKATTPKSSMPSRIPTMKLETDVRRFEDVSAEVYSVHKRKGRQSNWNPRHLLILQAQFASSLFLTSEGKYLLSDLGPQERMHISKFTGLSMTTISHWLANVKYQLRKTGGTKFLKSMDTGHPIFYCNDCASQFRTPPAFISHLESHLGFQIKDMCELPIEHQTKVEKPELSKALSFRATETLVTEEDVDAKFKCKLCCRTFASNHAVKLHLSKTHSKSPENHSQYVEMDKE; from the coding sequence tATATGAGCCTGATGAAGATGGCATCATGCAAGAGACCATCCCTGAGGATGACAGAGAGAATGACACTCCAACTGAAGAGGAGGGTTCTGAGAAGACGAGTCCCAAGGCCTCAGAGGACAAAGAGATGGACAACAAAAGCAGTAACAGCTACAGCAACCAGAATTCCCCCGTCAGTGTCCTTTCTAATCAAGAGGCCGAGTTGGAGTCACGCCTTAGCGACGCCAGCGATAGACTGTCGCTCTCAGACTTCAAAATGGCCTCACCACCTGAAAGTCAGAAAGTCGAGGAGAGCAGCGGTTCAAAACACAAGGATGACATGCACAGCAGTCTGGAGAGAATGAGGGCTGCGTATGCTAACTTTCTCTCAGATTCCTACTGGACAGGGATTGGGATGGACTTGAAAATTGGCAAAACACCCAGCAAAGCCAACTGTGACAGCACCAATGGGAGCACCAAGAGTGAATTTGACTGGCACCAGGATGCACTCTCCAAAACCTTCCAGCAAACACAATCCCCAAGGCCTGTGTACAAACCCAACCTCTTCAGCTCGGTCCACCTCTACAGACAGAGCAGCAAAGCAGGTGGGACGGGGTTCACAGGAGCAAGTCGATTCAAGTGTAAGGACTGCAGTGCTGCCTACGACTCTATTGTGGATTTAACAGTGCACATGAACAAGAGCGGACattaccaggacaacaaccacgGCAAACCGAGCAATGCCTCCACGTCCTCCAAATCAAGAAAAAGAAATTTGCAAGACATGGAAGGGAAAGACGATGCACAGAAAGTTCTGAAATGTATGTTCTGTGGCCATTCTTTTGAATCCCTTCAAGACTTGAGTGTCCATATGATAAAAACAAAGCATTACCAAAAAGTGCCTTTGAAAGAACCAATCCCAGTACTCTCACCCAAATTACTGCCACCAGCAAAGAAACGGGCCTACGAAGCCAATAGACCTTGTTCTCCTGATTCTACCACAGGGTTAGCTGGTTACAGCGAGGCCCAACGGTCCGCGGCTATTTCAAATGCTAACAGTAATCGTTATGGTTATCAGAATGGGGCTAGCTACACTTGGCAGTTTGAGACATGCAAGTCTCAGATTCTGAAATGCATGGAGTGTGGAAGCTCACATGATACCCTGCAACAGCTCACCACTCATATGATGGTCACTGGACATTTCATAAAAGTTACAAACTCAGCCTCTAAGAAGGGGAAACAGTTAGCTCTGGATCCCTTGGTTATAGAGAAGATGCAGGTATTAGCTGAGCCTCTTGCTAATGAAACTGAAGGTGATAAAGTGTCTCCAATAACTGCTTCCCCAGGGGACAGTGAGAAAGATAACCAGAGGGAAGGCACATTGGACAAAATTGAAGAAAGTCAAGTGAAGGATGACAAGGATGAGAGTAAGGATCAAAAGGCAGGGGAAGGGGCATTTAAATATCCATATCTCCGCGAGGAGGATCTGGAGCAGCAGGGATCATCAGGTGGAGGAGGGGATATCCTCAAGTCTTTAGCCAACACAGTGGCCTCTGCAATCAACAAGGCTCAGACTGGGACCCCCAGTTGGAGTGCCTACCCCAGTATCCATGCTGCCTATCAACTCTCTGGGATCATCAAGAGCAGCAATCCCTTCTCAGTGTCTCCCCCTATTCAGCTAAAGCAGACATTCAACCACAAGCTCAGATCGATCGCCCCAAAGGGGAAGTTTCTTCAGGGTGCTGTGGGAGTTGAAACTCAGAAGGGACAGCAACAGCATCAAAATGCGGACATCAAAAAAGAAAAGGTTGGCATTAGCGATGGTAAAGAAAGTCAGAATATTAAGTTTGATCTGGTGGAGAATGATGACAGCGATTGTCAGGACAATTTCTCTACCTCTTCAAAGCTTGAAGCAGACTGTCTGAATGAAGGGAGTGATGCGATCAAAGGGAAGTTGAGCCCAGATTTCTCAGACAGAGGCAAGACACCAAGCCCTCCTGCCAGCAATGGACGAAGCGCTACTTCAGAGCTTGTCTATGACACCCCAGAAATACTGTGCATAAACCCTCTAAGTGCACTGCAGTCAGTTCTGAACAATCATTTGGGTAAAGCAAATAAGCCCACCAATTCAAGATCTGAAAACAGTCAACTCTCTGCTTGCTCTCAATCTATATTCGCTGAACTCAACCGGAGTATGGAGAAACCAGCAGTGGTGCAGGCTACCCCTGCTAGGAACAGAGTTAACAATGCCTTTCTGTTTACTGGCAATGATCAGCCAATAGACCTGACAAAATATAAACCTAACAAGCCAAGTTCCTCACATCTACGGCCATCTGCTCCAATGCCACAGAAACACGCTCTGTCTGACATTGCTGACATGGTCAAGGTTCTTCCTAAAGCCACCACACCAAAATCATCCATGCCATCGAGGATACCCACCATGAAACTGGAAACAGACGTGAGACGCTTTGAGGATGTGTCGGCTGAGGTATACTCGGTTCACAAACGTAAGGGAAGGCAGTCGAACTGGAACCCCCGGCATCTTCTCATCCTCCAAGCCCAGTTCGCCTCCAGCCTCTTTCTGACTTCTGAGGGCAAGTACTTACTCTCAGATCTTGGTCCTCAGGAACGAATGCACATCTCCAAGTTTACTGGACTGTCCATGACAACCATCAGCCATTGGTTGGCAAATGTGAAATACCAACTTAGGAAAACAGGGGGAACCAAGTTTCTGAAGAGCATGGACACTGGCCATCCGATCTTCTACTGCAATGACTGTGCTTCCCAGTTCAGGACACCACCAGCCTTCATCTCCCACCTGGAATCACACCTAGGGTTCCAAATCAAAGATATGTGCGAACTGCCTATCGAACATCAGACGAAGGTAGAGAAGCCAGAACTGTCTAAGGCTCTCAGTTTCCGGGCAACAGAGACGCTGGTCACTGAGGAGGACGTTGACGCTAAGTTCAAATGTAAGCTGTGCTGTAGGACATTTGCTAGTAACCATGCGGTTAAACTCCATTTGAGTAAAACTCACAGCAAATCCCCTGAGAACCATTCACAATATGTGGAAATGGACAAAGAGTAG